CCTCAAGGAATCTATTCGAGGTTCCGGAATCTCTGAAAGAAATTCTTAATGTTGAAACGCttttttcttaaaacaatattttgcatattGGTATCCTATATATGTCGATAATCTTTAAATCCAAAGAAATCAGACGCTATATACACAATTATCTAGTACTTGTTGCATacttttaatataaatttgattCCCTTTGTGTAATAGACGAAATGGCAAATAACTCTCAGTCAAGAACCGCATTTTCAGCTTTACCGGCTGGGCAAAGTTCAACTTTGAAGGGCTTAACGGACTGAATCGTCCGGGgccattctaatgacatgaccagtTTAACTGAGCTTGACGAGTCTAATTCGCTGCACCATAGCAAGTTCATCCTACGGCGCGTAGATTAGCATCAAGACTTCTTCAGCCCTTCGTCATTGTCCCTCCTCTTCCAGCTTCGTTTGTTACCATAGGcgttttgagtagagaagttCCTTCAAACTACAAAAAAGGCCGGTTGGCAGTCAGCATCCGAGCAGGTTGTCGGTGCTGAATTTTTGTGgatttaattcttctttattttttacttctcaCTCTCTAATTTACTACTTACACCTGgaatgcatttattttaaaattgaaattcttcTCATCCAATAAGAGAGATAAATTTTCTcttaaaaattacaaacatgGTATTGTTTCGAGTATCCTGAAGTACATTCCTTCTTAGtcaaacaggaaaaaacaTGAATATTGAATCTGTTGCATTTTATAGTGAAGGGTGTAAGATTATTCGCTTCCATTTAagcttgaaaataaaaaaaaatattttattcgctcaatgaaaaattaattgcttttgtttgtatctTATCTCTTACAACCATATAATTCTTAATTAACTGTCCTAAAAGCTTCAATTCTGTTCTCATTTCCGATCAACGTTAAAATTCAAATGCTTGAACGGCGTTACAACGCCTACTGTAACTAAGTTGTACctatgtgttttgtgtgtggtttatcAATTCCAGGTGTATCCACTGGAGTTCGGCCgagcgaaaagaaataaatacgcaaacacacatgcgGAACCGCGCAAAAGCGGAATTTCCCATCCACGCTGGAtgaaataacagaaaaaaaacctgatcGTAAACACTTTCACGTCCCCCAGTTAACCCAACCCCCCGGAACAGCCATTGGTATGCGGGTAATATGTCAGAGACTGTATCTCAGATGTAATATGATGCAAAGATTTAATTCTGTAGCCATCAATGAATGAACGGTACATGATTAATGTAtgaaattaagcaaaaaaaaaaattctacataaaataacaaataaaaaaaatcccacggGTGGTTAGAAAACAGCGTTTTTGTTCAAACATCTGTGAACACTCACACTAATGCACACAGCGAACCCAACAATAGAGCCATGCGCTTTCAAtggagtggtggtggtgggtcgTAGTAGTGTAGGTTCGCATGACGTTGTACACAAAATAAGTGGGAAAAACCCAACATATAACGTTCGCTTGAACTGCGTGCGATTGCAATCCGCGAGGCCCCCTGTATTTCCCagtggatgatgatgggcCCACGGGATTTCTATGAATGTGGGAAACACGTCGCGAAGTAGAAAGTTAGGGTTTCCCAAACGCTTCAAAAACCAGACTTTGTAAACGGGACCGTGTGGTCATGTTTGTGGTGCGACAAGAAGACGTTTCGGGGCAATCCGCAAGTTCCGCTCTTGCCACAGACGCATTGCATAGAGAATTTACTTCGTGATTCATTAACATTCTTCTGCAGAACGATTTTAACACCAAAATAAACACGATTTTGCGCAGATCGCTGCTAGGATCGTGCTTCATTTACTAAATTTAGCACGGTCCCTTTTTATAATTAGAAATACCCATGCCTACTGGATGCCGCCATCTATTTTCGTTTCATATTCATACCCCATCTCGTTCTGTTGCATTCTATCGGAACAGCAACGCGCTATGATTGAAAGGAACGACGCTTTGACCATAAATGGAGATTGAAAAAAAGACTGCTACGACAACGATAATGGACTAATTGATTCTACCCACTTACCATCGTAATTCCACGATTCAATATCCTGTGGCACTTTTGTATGCGATACTCCCTGCGGGATCTCGTTGAACGATGGCGGTGCGAGCAGCTCTTTGACGATGTTCCCGTTGCCCATAGCACTGGCCAGATGTAGGGCGGTATTGCCATCTACATCACGGACAGACCGATCACTACCGGCGCTCAACAGGCGACGCACAATCTTGGACTGATCGGTCAGGACAGCCAAATGCAGTGCCGTTTGCCCATCGTCGTTCTGGATGTTAAGGAATTGTCGCGGAAGATTTGTAACCAGCTTGGCAATATGCTCATCATTTCTCTCGTATACGGCCAGATGAAGCTGgctgaaagtaaaaaaaaaaaacagtgcccATTGTTTATGCCTACACTACACCAAAACATCCATCGAGGGCTGCTGTTGCCAAGACACTTACGTTTCACCCATTTCATCCTGTTGAAAACTTTTCATCCAGTCACGCTTCATCAAACGATCGAAACGTTCGCAGATGTCGGTCAACCCCATATCACGGGAGTTACACTCTTCATCCGGAATCATCCCGGAGTCGACGTTCGAACACGGTTCCTGCTCGATCTGTTTCTCACTCGCAGGAGGCGATGTATGCGCACCAACGTTCCTGGGATTAGTTTCCGACGAACCACTTTCTTCCGTCCCAAAAATCTCAGACGAGTTGAGGTTATGGCCCGAAAGAAACCCAGAATCGGTATTGACACTGTCACAGTAGTCCTTCTTTTCACACAACGGCTGACCACAAGAATCTGTAATCGAAACGTTATTCATTGCTGATCCTCGTGACGGATGCATTTTTCACAATCGGGTGCTAGTTGCTCTCTCTCTACAGCGTTAACGTGTTGTAGCACTAATCAAGAAACTAATCGATTGGATGCTTCACTACGCGAGTGTGTGGGATGTCGTCAATAGcgataaaaatcataaaatggcGTACGCGTGAGACGTTGAGCGTTTTAATCCTGCCACCGTCGCGGTGCACTTCCGTTTGCTTACTACGATCGAAACTGGCCGAAAAATGGTATCAATCGCACACGGGCGATGTCGAAGTAGTAGGGTTGAACGCACAAATTAACTCGTTTTTTCGGCGGACAAGCAGCACAACCTCGCGCAAGCAATCGAAGAAtgcatgtgtgcgtgagtTGATCAGTTTGCCAAACGTCAATGAAGTATATAATGAAGCAGTGTACATAAGAGGTAACAAAACAAGTTTCGTGTGATCCCATAGTTGATGTTGGACAGCAAGCTGACAATGAGTGCCCATAGTTAATCAAGAAATCAAATGATAAGGTCACTGAACATGGAAGAATTCtgccaaaaaataaatctgttGTATCTATTGTTGGAAGTCacttcaaaattattttttctaataaaaaacCATTGCGAAATGTTTGTCTggatattaaatgtttttttttttcaaaaatggcCCAATAACGGATTTCATGTTTGGCTCATGAACTGTCAAACCAAATGTTTGACAGCACCTCGGTGTCAAGTTGGGTCTGTTTGTTTCCCTTCTCGGTAGAGCTCGGTTACGAAACAAACGCATTTATAATGTTTAAGTTTTCTAACTTATTTAAAGTGTTTGGAACTAACGGGTTCGCTCGTTTCAACTCTACCTCAGCTACAGTGTTCGGTGCGAAAGTAGATCGGCGTCCGCCGCGTGCAGTATGGCTGGAAAACATGGACTCGCTAGAACCACACCATACCGGTATCATGGAACTGGACAGTTCAATATTTGGTGCTGCGCCGCGAATTGACATCGTTCATCAGAATATCGAGTGGCAAAGGAAGTACCGGTTTGTGAGCTTTGCCCACACGAAAACAAGGAACGAAGTACgtggaggaggaagaaaaccATGGCCCCAGAAAGGATTAGGAAGGGCGCGCCACGGTTCGATCCGGTCGCCCTTGTGGCGAGGAGGCGGAATTGCCCATGGTCCAAGATCCCCGACAACGCACTTCTACATGCTACCATTCTTCAACAGAGTGTTGGGATTAGTTTCTACCATGTCGATAAAGCTAGCGCAAGATGATTTGCATGTCGTAAAAGATTTAAACATCCCCACGGAAGATCCCCAGTACATGAAAGATTTGATTGCAGCTCGTCTATGGGGTCCCTCTGTGCTGTTTGTCGACACGTCCGATATTCTTCCGAAGAACATATCCATTAGTACAGATGGCTTGGCGCACGTAAACTTAATGCCAACGTATGGGTTAAATGTGTACTCGATGTTAAAACACAATACCGTCGTGCTAACGGAAAGTGCAGTGCGAGACATTGAGAACAAACTTTTGGAACATTTGAACCGCAACGATGCTCGGGCACTAATGACCAAATTCAGACATGATAAATAAAGTGTAAACTGATGCATGTAGATTTAACAAACGCTTCTTTCTTCGTGTTATACTTTCGTACCATCTATTGTTCCCCAAGCAACTTGTTCCTGATTTTCCAGCGCAATTCGGAATGATCGTTTTCACCGGGTAATTTCTGTTTGAATTTGCTCCATTCCTTTTTGTATGAATGGTAGAGCGCAACGGGGTCACTTCGTCTTACAGATTGACTACTTTTCGGTCTTATCCCTGCAAGAATGTGACAATTAGATAAAGCAATAGGAGGGGCGCTTATGTATTACTTACACATTTTGCTGActatttcgttgtttttacAAGAAGTAGTTTTTTGAATTGGCGTAACGTTTTCCTTGTCCATCGGTGCAGCTGGCTCTGTATGTTTCGATCGtgtatgttttgcttggtagcTTGCCGTTGTTTCTGTATGTAATCTATCAAATACGTTGCCCGGTGCTGCGTTATCATTCAAACTGCCATCACTTTCTACGCACTGTTTTGCATCGTACCGGATGAGTTTTTTCAAATCTGCAATGCACGAGATTAGGTTTTGGAATAGTGATAATTACTGTGAAAACGAGCAGTTTTTCAATTATCGTACCtttttgaaattctttcaactGCACCACAGTTATGTTACGATACCCCAAATGATTCAAATGGCTGAGGATTTCTCCCGCGTCCAAAGCGTCCATTTTGAGCAATTGAATGCAATTTCTACTATTCAATCGATAGCAAACCGCGTCGCACGATATGTTTGCCGCTGCAAAATCGTACCACTAATATCTAGAGTTGCTATTGGTTGGGCAATAATACTCGTAACTTTTGTGAaatgaatatttgtttatatcCCAAGCTTACGCTTGCTAACACACGctcaaaaacattcaaagcCGCTTCTGTTTTCCGTCTTCCATTTCAGCGTACAGCACCGCAGGCTGGACAATATGCGGTTGTTTGACAGTTGGGACATAACGTCATCCATCGTGTTCGAAACATCTGACGCTAGACGTCTGatggttttgaaaatttgaattatcACACACAAGGTGATCCAAATTGACCCGTTGATGCTCCAATGTATTTCACTAAATGTATTAATGAAAATCTAGTGCTACACATTTGTCGGAACAATCTGTTCCTTATGAAATAGAAAGAGAACCTTAATTTATGGAGAAGAGATGCAGATGTTTGAGGTACTAAAATTACATTTCTCAGTTTCAATGAGTGAGAAGAGCCTGTAGATCGATTAGGATTAAGTGATATTTCATGcgaaagaaatatttgttatttaactAAAGTAATAACCCTTCAAATAGTATTATTCACGATTGCCTCAACGCAAAAGATATGAAGTAAAAGTTGCACTTCGCTGTAGTGTGATATGATGTACCGATATGATACTATACTACGAACAATTGGTACCATCGCTGGCGAGAATTTAAAATAGTGAAATATTTGCCGTTCAGCCGTACATACAATAGAAAACCCATTACAATGCTCCACCGCACCGCAAGTGCATTGAAAAGCATTTGTAGTAGCGCATTTCATATTCAGCAGACATTacgcctgttttttttttcacttcgttTCTCTTCAAACGTTGTGCTCGGAGAAGATTAATATTAGGGAAAGGAAATAATCAAGAATGGAATACAACTTGCAATTTATGGCACATTTTATGTACACAtccacaaacccacacacacacacgcgcgcgctaGAAGCAATCTTCACAAAGCAAGAAACTTTCGCGCAAAGTGCAATAGCAATCTCTTCGATAGGTCCTTCGCTTATGTACAGAGGATCGCGTTTTTGTCGCAACATTTTCTGGCGCACATTCCACCGGTAACCTGCAAGACGATATTGTATGCACTTTTATTTGAGGGTATCAAAATTCTAAAGCAAGTTTTGTGGTACGTTCGGGCAGTGAAAAAAGACTGGATGGGGTGagagggaggaagggtggaGAGCGGAAGGGAGGGAGGTCGTCCCATCGCATGGTGCTGCTTCCCAGGCGTAGTGATCCGTATTGCGTTGGCTCCGCCTATACTCGGCGCATGCCGATACGAACGAACGTTGGTGTTTTGCCGAACGAAGCGTCGATATTAGGTAAACAAACAGTGCCTCGGTTACAGGCGACGTTCgtggcacacaacacacacaattttCCCGATgtcgaacaaaaacataatataCTAATAATTTGCAGATGCACTCGGTGCTTTTCGAGTGCCCATATATCGTGCTTATCGCCAAGACATATACGCGGTGATGTACATGTTCAAAACTGGGCAGCATAATGTATGTGTTAGGCAAAAATCTCTTTCTCGCTCGTGCACGGCCGGGGGCGGGTGGGATGGTACCTGCGGGTTCGCCTAAGCAAAAAGCATTCGGCATCAAAATATAATGcaggtgtttttctttaattttccgATTTTCTTCGTTAATCCTGCGTCCCTGCGGTGGTTCGGAACCAGGCGGTACATGGGCAGAGACAGTAAAGGCATACAGTACATATAGATTTTGGTTATTTGTTTCCGACTCCAGCAAATTGATCGCGGGTTTTTCAAACGCCGAGCTATTCGCAGTCAAGAATTACCATTTTGGgctggttttttcttcttctctcctCTGTTTGAAGTGATGCAATTTAAGTGAAAAAGTTCGCATGAAGAAGGAGAGGATACTGTTGTGTCGTGTGTTGTTCGGTGTCGATTTATGCCAAGATACATAAGACACAGAAACGGAACAGGGTAACGATTTACTTTCGAACCATCCTGTGGTGAGTCACGTGAGTGGTATGGTAAATTTATCACTCACCCATAATGTCACTTATCGCGCGCACAGTTGCAGGTTTTCAGTTGCTTTTacggcaaaaaacaaaagttagtGAACGAATAAGTGTCCACTGTATGGTTTCCTGTTTTGCCTGggattaataattattttaattaggACGAATGAGGTTATGTTTGGGGCAACAAAAGCTTGCAGCAATGTGAAATGTTGTCGCGTTCCGGGGCTAAGGAAAAGAACTTTACCGATGTTCAGGGCCGTAGAAAATTCCAGCACCAAATAAGGAATCATTCGACTTCGCAGTGAGCTCAAGAGGCAGTTTTGCGCAGTTTGAATACACTCATATCTTATGTATATGGTTGTTTTCTGCTGGTAAATATACACCAAAGCCCGATCCAGCATTGCAAAGGTTCTGTGAGTACAGAGTTCGGCAAATATTAGCCGTAGACCAATGGGGAATCCCACACTGCATCCCAGCTGTCTACTAGCAGATGGTGACAATAATCACTGATTCGATAGTATAGAAACATGGTGCAATAATTCCCTTTTTGCCCCCTATTTGCAACCGCCTGGATGGCCATTGAAATGAGCTCGTCCCGTCTAATGCAATGCGCTTTGTGTGCGTTGCCGGTCGGAAGTGTGAACAATTCCATGCAATGGATTGGTTTTCGTACTGATAACGCCGagacaaaacatcaaacggaaTGTAGTGGACCGCAATCAAAACATCTTGGCACGTTTGTGCGAATGCCTGTCCCCCCCTTTTACGGCCCGGTGTAAGAAGTGATGTGTACCTTGCACGGTTTTCAACAACAATTTGTCCGTGTAGGTCTCGGTGTCATCATCATGTTTGCTATTCATCATCTTGTGTCATCAGACGATAAAACGctcattttcccatttcaaAGGATTTCAATAAGAAAACGGTTCCAAACCCGGTTCCCTTCGTGTCAAGCCGTAATCCCTGGGCACCCGTGTGCAGCGCtggcatttttgcaacagcaaAACTGAGGTCGGTTTTTGGATCTTGGCCGATGCACAGGGTGAAACTATACACTGTTGaccttttgcttttgccccGTGTGGTACGTGGCAATACAGCTCGTTTTGTCACTTTTGTACCGTATTCAACTTCATTAAGAGCAAAATGGCGTGTCGTGAAGTGGAGTCTGGAGACGTACATGAGCGTAGTGTAGATGGAATATAACGCACCTTAGAAAGTACAGGCAGTCCTCGAGATACATTATTATAGCGGCGTAGAAAAGCTATAATCCAGGAAAGATCTTGAATCTTCGCCTGCAAcgtcgtttatacttcaaagttacagaGTTAACTACATTCATATGTATTCCGCAACTCGATGGGCGACTTTTTGCGTGAAAACCAGTATTATGCTTaataaatcttttgaaaaagagtcattcatatgaatcttaagTGTGGAGTCATCGTAAAATCGAGAATCGTCTcccaaaaaaatcatgaatctCCAGAGCAAGTCTCTTTAAAGACTCGAGCGAAATGGGGGTTGTTGGGTCACAACTAATGACCGAGAGGGAGTCTGCCGGTTGGGGTGTTGGTAGAGttgccgatcttcacacgacaggatcggtccaaaatcccatccggaccaatctccaGCAGCAAGGAcggactatccagctacgtggAAAAATTAAGTCTTAGTCAagacagaaatggcagacctagaaGGACGTTACACCAAGAAAAAAGAGACCGAAGGAGGAGAGAGGGGAGGGGGTATCATGGATCTTGCAGGATTTattaatctttgaggattcatgaatcttttaaatagagattcagattcattcattcagttccaacatcagattcacccaacactaaagaaaacattgccaaaaattggaaaagataTGTCTTATACGTTAAAGAAAGACATTTTCAACCAATTTGACACCTTTTTGcattagattttgtgctataaactaactcagtgctataaactaatcaaattgccccaaaaaaaaccctcttaTCTTCGAATCCGCGTGTAAGAGGAAGCGTTTATCGTCAGGCAACCTGACTGTATTTGCAAAATTGAGGTTTTCGACACCAGATAAAGAACAGACTCAGCAGAAAAATGCAGATCTCGCACAACCTATAATGCCCCACTGTAAATGAACAGGAGagcggggggttttttttttagtccgaCTTCTTTCTCTAAGAGACCTGCCACGAAAGAAAGCAACGCGAATGACACGACC
This Anopheles marshallii chromosome 3, idAnoMarsDA_429_01, whole genome shotgun sequence DNA region includes the following protein-coding sequences:
- the LOC128710811 gene encoding NF-kappa-B inhibitor cactus, with product MHPSRGSAMNNVSITDSCGQPLCEKKDYCDSVNTDSGFLSGHNLNSSEIFGTEESGSSETNPRNVGAHTSPPASEKQIEQEPCSNVDSGMIPDEECNSRDMGLTDICERFDRLMKRDWMKSFQQDEMGETQLHLAVYERNDEHIAKLVTNLPRQFLNIQNDDGQTALHLAVLTDQSKIVRRLLSAGSDRSVRDVDGNTALHLASAMGNGNIVKELLAPPSFNEIPQGVSHTKVPQDIESWNYDGKTCVHLAAEAGSIEVIRTLLDAGADINAREGKSGMSPLHISIERGNEGLANFLLDECPLLSLEAVTYAGMTAYQLALIQDKRMLISDLTRRGAEPISLPESDVESDSDDEMISNYYGASAFSAAFTGLSAINVS
- the LOC128713611 gene encoding 39S ribosomal protein L4, mitochondrial; this translates as MFKFSNLFKVFGTNGFARFNSTSATVFGAKVDRRPPRAVWLENMDSLEPHHTGIMELDSSIFGAAPRIDIVHQNIEWQRKYRFVSFAHTKTRNEVRGGGRKPWPQKGLGRARHGSIRSPLWRGGGIAHGPRSPTTHFYMLPFFNRVLGLVSTMSIKLAQDDLHVVKDLNIPTEDPQYMKDLIAARLWGPSVLFVDTSDILPKNISISTDGLAHVNLMPTYGLNVYSMLKHNTVVLTESAVRDIENKLLEHLNRNDARALMTKFRHDK
- the LOC128715010 gene encoding uncharacterized protein LOC128715010 — its product is MDALDAGEILSHLNHLGYRNITVVQLKEFQKDLKKLIRYDAKQCVESDGSLNDNAAPGNVFDRLHTETTASYQAKHTRSKHTEPAAPMDKENVTPIQKTTSCKNNEIVSKMWIRPKSSQSVRRSDPVALYHSYKKEWSKFKQKLPGENDHSELRWKIRNKLLGEQ